Proteins from one Salmo salar chromosome ssa29, Ssal_v3.1, whole genome shotgun sequence genomic window:
- the LOC106590155 gene encoding uncharacterized protein, with product MSEVGPRRPPQDQSSGSGHTVTTSRHPYITDPIASKHVCFYKSGDPQFSGLRMAINSRTFKTFDALLDSLSKKVPLPFGVRNITTPRGVHAVHTLDELEDGKAYICSDQRKVKPINMAAACKKLPPWYHARPMSARRRALQLAKQNPGRPMRKKTPVTVRTPKRLMVFRNGDPSVKHNMMLQKRTTPTFEALLDYVSELMHFPVVKLHTPDGRRVDGLPALILCSGIVVAAGREAFKSGNYKTQRSSAPTWLPARRMASKRLKQPALRKKKSVSSSKSRLFSSSSERYFVNQIHHSIAGSQCDLPSNNTGSVVLEAGHFLESVAETDADTYNGHEGADNGMPGDDDIEKSFRVNQDGSMTVEMKVRLTIKEEETIHWTTTLTRSSVASQLSVAESELEIRSPESNALPPTQPNAMGTISGYNAKKDDHDDEDDMSPEASGLTSVEGDEDNSKIHVGEVSLRRAPTPGPRRSRQKQASLENINTPSGDEIQENIVGSYSYRETTKNGEVKEEYCMVRQCSSRPVPKPRRVGSMDINNYNKMQSTFKSGAAEILQIQNGEEEVRESVMHIYEQQTCQDNFLDNSQYSVQGVSMYGLMYGRPATSETARFSSSNDLEMELERLSTASESISVRRADQSLSSDFTIPTFKAGGSVLKNRVLNVHKTSLSKPTKDNETPKLVSEASKENSTNKGVKKVKKSFSKPKLRKYQVRKSTTPDKRRKESNANGPENNKRVKTGGFSRNASIRKIYGPKPARSLMKNKLKGKEIKLNIENPKESSVKELNVSENGNETSVSVKKKLLHVSFPTEAQVKGTLKRRRSVHEERRIQKESHDMSLPSLLSSSSNINEYVENWLEKALPTVYPDPVEETQNVETPTMSQVETEGDIVPDVSEINCEMDIEEDASCFLKEKTQTPSSPSLVTAAFPHRTFENIATQTNLTMENTTLPCPSDPSLQKTPLHIDTIQERLPTNPSAENPALSNGFSVFPPAIISVEKPSPSDSPSLEQTSMPIKISVEKLPIPNDLSLENTLVPNSSLKEKIPVSNSLSPEKTPLPAKTQTEKTPLSNKVLDVSSVASSPSYLMCSSPSSLGYEEQPLPSSPSSDKAPSPTGHVFEKTLFNHSTLKEAPSPKLSTKKTRLLSNLSLEKQLSFRKASAEKSSISSGPTVEKVLVDKAPISNGLSSDKTSQPAKTLTSNNVLNEASLASSPSCFISTSPTNLTSDERALSISPSSEEALSPTGHVLEKTTLFNHSTLKETSSPKLPTKKTRLISNASLEKQLSLRRLSVEKSSLSSNPTLEKAQLSNPGQIAVDKTQLPNSHSLEETSPPNKSSLPSDSTSEKTQLSSSPQQGRTPLPRHISLKTQLHNNFSPERTNLPTLMTRNKSAPSNLSSEKIPVPSNRTLKNRLSPYSQTLEIVSPPMRLKAKKKPVSRNHSLEIESSPVSPTLKRTPLPRKSHQTPLSPKSTPVHLNSSMKKTPIPPSPALVNHEETNGDDNLSNSDQGDSTKVTAEEPLTKAQIPSYREKLPPQPDMKPVLEKLCFSIRSIRQITHNNRPSCLEKSNSLPDFSSHVASTFGSSSKALLAFLSVITLKECFTNWNIPELNANSVSCAEALKMIESLREIANIEDAEELKASLSDLQKSTSAQLLQSWKGFQELNDKVRSRSSALNSSEHDLLFETRPLEDYNIKEKTLDIDELINELDAPEKVKEALAALSTGVSMDGNEIKMSKKAHEKVESSPEGRVNANSTAVPKEEAANDNVLNIEANVDVKSIIKTFTNIHHPKEVAENTTSPIPESPSSRQEQYFSSEEHIFKEDYICHRNRQAANKEGSDNWEEEAKCTHKQVDHDEEQTSSEIEQAYSLVLHDGYLDKTACSVAAKEKDGDIQAGYVKEEESLKKEQEYYIENPHVEQEINTMEHQLGNEEGKSTAEQHQASSEEEQEGPFENQPNDQEEPEVKYVELKVSSKEEESLKEDQEYYIENPPSHVGQEVTSMEQQVSCKESVEKVQASSEEECECHIGQNHEDPEAKCLDLQDSSENGKSTPKEDQTSSDEELERHVANKPTHEKPEVKYTDVKVSSEESMSSLEEEQASLEEELECHIENQPSHEEKEVKCIEMQVSRKEREFTPEDDQASLDEEEENRADNLPNANAHINVKDEQTHLWMKQTTEKEIVSTVIEIKPSLVKQHSSDDRMDKDSGKDSEQHVSFEQQSDTAEEANVEDNRRSTEKKQVRYEEKLPSSEAEHVGVKDEPYTEDESYAEYEESFVEKQPFEEDTKYETTEAKTTNRFEEPLPSVAERVKLLDKKIADVEQRKSITTETTGIKPFAHIKVPAFSDGDDLTNVSHLSNEQAELVEEASETQTTNYVIEDVKEQDKASVHTCKRTTWPINTSETVVTSPPAPQSSSLAFSYDGCITREPEGNRVKKIKEMFMAKSLVDIQYGQTRLTSPNSSDLSDNRPETSDGSHRSLTSTEMSSGEDDSVKKSITKGFVRRTIERLYGKKDTNEKVLASESQPISVPRPKSREFPGKISLSPFHNARTKVMLDLSYFNATSSFDTYSEPTRCLAFNTQVGPGDCVPIDENRWLLRECVIRKSVSEPININKNTSVLTEDECKHTKEDVPYSLFGHNDREDMVKTVKPLVAKCTYFNLPHGCDSDPYQDDLSSVSKGSAMGDISKDSKDNAEEPKLWAEKNGTLPAFSPTDFKMPDNKVHPLIEGPGGGKVVVVQPGKGQSGKGQTDVKKIPQEPDVLEILYFSCGQHCPIL from the exons ATGAGTGAGGTGGGGCCAAGAAGGCCCCCCCAGGACCAGTCCTCGGGGAGTGGGCACACAGTGACCACGTCACGTCACCCCTATATCACAGACCCCATCGCCTCCAAGCACGTCTGCTTCTACAAGAGCGGTGACCCTCAGTTCAGTGGCCTGCGCATGGCCATCAACAGCCGCACCTTTAAGACCTTCGATGCCCTCCTGGACAGCCTCTCCAAGAAGGTCCCGCTGCCGTTCGGAGTGAGGAACATCACCACCCCGCGGGGTGTCCATGCGGTGCACACACTAGATGAACTGGAGGATGGGAAGGCCTACATCTGCTCAGACCAGCGGAAGGTCAAACCCATCAACATGGCAGCAGCCTGTAAGAAGCTTCCGCCCTGGTACCATGCCAGGCCCATGAGCGCCCGCCGTCGGGCCTTGCAACTGGCCAAACAGAACCCTGGCAGGCCCATGCGCAAAAAAACACCTGTGACTGTGCGCACACCTAAGAGGCTAATGGTGTTTCGGAATGGGGACCCAAGTGTCAAACACAATATGATGCTACAGAAAAGGACCACTCCCACCTTTGAGGCGCTGCTGGATTACGTGTCCGAGTTGATGCACTTTCCTGTGGTCAAACTACACACACCGGATGGAAGAAGG GTGGATGGGCTCCCTGCTCTGATTCTATGCTCTGGGATTGTAGTAGCTGCCGGTCGGGAGGCCTTTAAGTCTGGAAACTACAAGACACAGAGATCTTCTGCTCCAACATGGCTTCCTGCCAGACGAATGGCATCTAAAAGACTAAAACAACCGGCACTCC GGAAAAAGAAGTCTGTATCCAGCAGCAAATCACGTCTTTTCTCCTCATCGTCAGAGAGATACTTTGTGAATCAGATACACCACTCCATTGCAGGAAGTCAGTGTGACCTCCCCAGTAACAACACGGGATCTGTGGTGCTGGAGGCTGGCCATTTTCTGGAGTCAGTTGCCGAAACGGACGCCGACACCTACAACGGACATGAAGGGGCAGACAACGGTATGCCCGGTGATGATGACATTGAGAAGTCCTTTCGGGTGAACCAGGATGGCAGCATGACGGTGGAGATGAAGGTACGACTGACCATCAAGGAGGAGGAGACCATCCACTGGACCACCACCCTGACCAGGTCCAGTGTGGCCAGCCAGCTCAGTGTGGCTGAGTCTGAGCTGGAGATCAGATCTCCTGAGTCCAATGCCCTACCACCAACACAACCCAACGCCATGGGCACCATCAGTGGGTACAATGCTAAAAAGGATGatcatgatgatgaggatgatatgTCTCCAGAGGCCAGTGGACTTACCAGTGTGGAAGGAGATGAGGATAATTCTAAAATACATGTCGGTGAGGTCTCTCTCAGGAGGGCTCCTACCCCAGGACCCAGGAGATCCAGACAGAAGCAGGCCTCATTGGAGAACATCAACACACCATCAGGAGATGAGATTCAGGAGAACATTGTGGGATCATACTCCTACAGAGAGACAACTAAGAATGGAGAGGTCAAAGAGGAGTACTGCATGGTCAGACAATGCAGCAGCAGGCCAGTCCCTAAACCAAGGAGAGTTGGCTCTATGGATATCAACAACTACAATAAGATGCAATCCACTTTTAAATCTGGGGCGGCTGAGATTTTACAGATCCAAAATGGTGAGGAGGAAGTCAGAGAAAGTGTAATGCACATATACGAGCAGCAGACCTGTCAGGACAATTTCCTTGATAACAGCCAGTACAGTGTCCAGGGTGTGTCCATGTATGGTCTGATGTATGGGAGACCAGCCACCTCGGAAACAGCCCGCTTCTCCTCCAGTAATGACTTAGAGATGGAGCTGGAAAGACTATCTACAGCCTCAGAGTCGATCAGCGTGCGGAGGGCTGACCAGTCTCTGTCATCTGACTTCACCATACCCACATTTAAGGCTGGAGGATCTGTCCTAAAAAACAGGGTACTAAATGTCCATAAAACCAGTCTCTCCAAGCCCACCAAAGACAATGAGACCCCAAAGTTGGTCTCTGAAGCAAGCAAAGAAAATTCCACCAATAAAGGTGTAAAGAAAGTCAAGAAAAGTTTCTCAAAGCCCAAATTGAGAAAGTACCAGGTTCGTAAGAGTACAACACCAGACAAAAGACGTAAAGAGAGTAATGCAAATGGCCCTGAAAACAATAAAAGAGTGAAAACTGGGGGGTTTAGCCGCAATGCATCAATAAGGAAAATTTATGGACCAAAACCTGCCAGAAGTCTAATGAAAAATAAACTAAAAGGAAAGGAAATCAAATTAAATATTGAAAACCCAAAGGAATCGTCAGTGAAAGAACTAAATGTTAGTGAAAATGGAAATGAAACTTCAGTTTCAGTAAAGAAGAAATTATTGCACGTTTCATTTCCTACGGAGGCCCAGGTGAAGGGAACACTGAAAAGGCGGAGGTCCGTGCACGAGGAGAGAAGGATTCAAAAAGAGAGTCATGATATGTCACTGCCGTCACTCCTTTCATCCTCTTCTAATATCAATGAATATGTTGAGAACTGGCTAGAGAAAGCCCTCCCAACTGTGTACCCAGACCCAGTGGAGGAAACTCAAAATGTGGAGACACCAACAATGTCTCAGGTAGAAACTGAGGGGGACATTGTTCCAGATGTGTCAGAAATCAATTGTGAAATGGATATTGAAGAAGATGCGTCttgttttttgaaagaaaaaacaCAAACACCAAGTAGTCCATCTTTGGTAACAGCAGCATTTCCACATAGAACATTTGAAAATATAGCAACACAGACAAACCTGACTATGGAAAACACAACATTACCATGTCCTTCTGACCCATCATTGCAAAAGACCCCATTACACATTGATACTATACAGGAAAGGTTGCCCACTAATCCCTCAGCTGAAAATCCAGCTCTCTCCAACGGTTTCTCTGTCTTTCCTCCTGCAATAATCTCAGTAGAAAAGCCATCACCCTCTGACAGTCCTTCGTTGGAACAAACATCAATGCCCATAAAGATCTCAGTAGAGAAGCTACCAATTCCAAATGATCTGTCATTGGAAAATACATTAGTACCAAATAGCTCCTTAAAAGAGAAGATCCCAGTCTCAAACAGTCTCTCGCCTGAGAAGACACCACTGCCTGCTAAAACACAAACAGAGAAGACGCCATTGTCCAACAAAGTCTTAGATGTGTCTTCAGTAGCTAGCAGTCCCTCATATTTAATGTGTTCATCGCCTAGTAGTTTAGGTTATGAAGAACAACCCTTACCAAGCAGTCCTTCATCAGACAAGGCTCCGTCACCGACTGGCCATGTATTTGAAAAGACATTGTTCAACCACTCCACTCTGAAAGAAGCACCATCACCTAAACTCTCGACAAAAAAGACACGATTGCTCAGTAATCTCTCCCTGGAAAAGCAACTATCATTCAGGAAAGCCTCAGCTGAGAAGTCTTCAATATCCAGTGGTCCTACTGTGGAAAAAGTGTTGGTGGATAAGGCACCAATCTCCAATGGTCTCTCATCTGACAAGACATCACAGCCTGCTAAAACCTTAACATCCAACAATGTCTTAAAtgaggcttcattagctagtagtCCCTCATGTTTCATCTCGACATCACCTACTAATCTCACATCAGATGAAAGAGCCTTATCAATCTCCCCCTCATCAGAGGAGGCTCTATCACCCACTGGCCATGTATTGGAAAAAACAACATTGTTCAACCACTCCACTCTGAAAGAAACATCATCACCTAAACTCCCAACGAAGAAGACACGATTGATCAGTAATGCCTCCCTAGAAAAGCAACTATCACTCAGAAGATTGTCAGTGGAGAAGTCTTCATTGTCCAGTAATCCTACTTTGGAGAAGGCCCAGTTATCAAATCCTGGTCAAATCGCAGTAGATAAAACACAACTACCTAACAGCCACTCATTGGAAGAGACATCGCCACCAAATAAGTCTTCATTACCCAGTGACTCCACTTCAGAAAAGACCCAATTATCTAGCAGTCCTCAACAAGGAAGGACACCACTACCAAGACATATCTCTTTGAAAACACAATTGCACAACAATTTTTCACCTGAAAGAACAAATTTACCCACTCTTATGACGAGAAATAAGTCAGCTCCCAGTAATCTCTCTTCAGAAAAGATACCAGTACCTAGTAATCGCACATTGAAAAATAGACTGTCACCATATTCTCAGACTTTGGAAATAGTGTCACCACCTATGAGACTCAAGGCAAAAAAAAAGCCAGTATCTAGAAATCACTCTCTGGAAATCGAATCATCCCCAGTAAGTCCCACCTTGAAAAGGACACCTTTACCAAGGAAAAGCCACCAAACGCCATTATCGCCTAAGTCAACGCCAGTACACCTCAATTCCTCCATGAAGAAGACACCAATACCTCCCAGTCCCGCTTTGGTGAATCATGAAGAGACAAATGGTGATGATAACCTGAGCAATTCAGATCAGGGAGACAGTACAAAAGTAACAGCAGAGGAGCCTCTAACAAAAGCACAGATACCATCATACAGAGAAAAACTGCCTCCCCAGCCAGACATGAAACCTGTGCTAGAGAAGCTCTGTTTCTCAATTCGGTCAATTAGACAAATCACACACAACAATCGTCCATCTTGTCTTGAAAAGTCAAACAGCTTACCTGATTTCTCCTCCCATGTGGCCTCTACATTTGGGTCATCCTCCAAAGCTCTCCTGGCATTCTTATCTGTTATTACCTTAAAGGAATGCTTCACTAACTGGAACATACCTGAATTGAATGCAAACAGTGTAAGCTGTGCTGAGGCTTTGAAAATGATAGAGTCTCTGAGAGAAATTGCCAACATAGAGGATGCAGAGGAGTTGAAAGCTAGCTTGTCAGATTTGCAAAAGTCTACTTCAGCACAACTGCTGCAAAGTTGGAAGGGCTTCCAGGAACTCAATGACAAAGTCAGAAGTCGCAGCTCAGCACTGAACAGTTCAGAGCATGATCTCTTGTTTGAGACACGCCCATTGGAGGACTACAACATTAAAGAAAAAACACTGGATATCGATGAGCTAATAAATGAGCTTGATGCGCCTGAAAAGGTCAAGGAAGCATTGGCAGCCCTTTCAACAGGGGTGAGCATGGATggaaatgaaataaaaatgtctaaaaaagcTCATGAAAAAGTGGAGTCATCCCCAGAGGGAAGGGTAAATGCCAATTCAACTGCAGTCCCTAAGGAAGAGGCTGCCAATGATAATGTGCTTAATATAGAGGCTAATGTTGATGTTAAATCCATCATTAAAACATTTACAAATATTCACCATCCCAAAGAGGTGGCTGAAAATACAACGTCACCAATCCCAGAGAGCCCAAGCAGTAGGCAAGAGCAGTACTTCTCCTCAGAAGAACACATCTTTAAAGAGGATTACATTTGCCACAgaaacagacaggcagcaaatAAGGAAGGTTCTGACAACTGGGAAGAGGAGGCTAAATGTACACACAAACAGGTTGACCATGATGAAGAACAGACATCCTCAGAGATAGAGCAAGCTTACAGTTTAGTACTGCATGATGGCTATTTGGACAAGACAGCCTGTTCTGTGGCAGCTAAAGAGAAGGATGGGGACATACAAGCAGGCTATGTGAAGGAGGAAGAAAGCTTGAAGAAAGAGCAAGAATACTACATTGAGAACCCACATGTGGAGCAAGAGATCAACACTATGGAGCACCAGCTTGGTAATGAGGAAGGAAAGTCCACTGCTGAACAACACCAGGCTAGCTCAGAGGAAGAACAGGAAGGTCCATTTGAGAACCAACCAAACGACCAAGAGGAGCCAGAGGTTAAATATGTTGAGTTGAAGGTTAGCAGTAAGGAGGAGGAAAGCTTGAAGGAAGACCAGGAATACTACATTGAGAACCCACCAAGTCATGTGGGGCAGGAGGTTACATCTATGGAGCAGCAGGTCAGCTGTAAGGAAAGCGTAGAAAAAGTCCAGGCTAGCTCAGAGGAAGAATGTGAGTGTCACATAGGCCAAAACCATGAGGACCCAGAGGCCAAATGCTTGGACCTGCAGGATAGCAGTGAGAATGGAAAGTCCACCCCTAAAGAAGACCAGACTAGCTCAGATGAAGAGCTGGAACGTCATGTTGCGAACAAACCAACCCATGAAAAGCCTGAGGTTAAATATACAGATGTAAAGGTTAGCAGTGAGGAAAGCATGTCTAGTCTTGAAGAAGAGCAGGCTAGCTTAGAGGAAGAGCTTGAATGTCACATTGAGAACCAACCAAGTCATGAAGAGAAAGAGGTTAAATGTATAGAGATGCAGGTTAGTAGAAAGGAAAGAGAGTTTACCCCTGAAGACGACCAGGCTAGCTTAGACGAGGAAGAGGAAAACCGGGCAGACAACCTTCCCAATGCAAATGCACACATTAACGTGAAGGATGAGCAGACTCACTTATGGATGAAGCAGACTACCGAAAAAGAAATAGTGTCTACTGTCATAGAAATTAAGCCTAGCTTGGTCAAACAGCATTCTAGTGATGACAGGATGGATAAGGACAGCGGAAAGGATAGTGAGCAGCATGTTAGCTTTGAACAACAGTCTGATACTGCAGAAGAAGCCAACGTTGAGGATAATCGGCGTAGCACAGAGAAGAAGCAGGTACGCTATGAAGAGAAGCTGCCTAGCTCTGAGGCAGAACATGTTGGCGTAAAGGATGAGCCATATACAGAGGATGAGAGTTATGCAGAGTACGAGGAAAGCTTCGTAGAGAAACAGCCGTTTGAGGAGGATACGAAATACGAAACGACTGAGGCAAAAACAACCAACCGTTTTGAGGAACCATTACCATCTGTAGCAGAGCGAGTAAAACTATTGGATAAGAAGATTGCTGATGTAGAGCAAAGGAAAAGCATTACTACAGAGACAACGGGCATCAAACCGTTTGCCCACATAAAGGTTCCCGCTTTCTCAGATGGCGATGATTTAACAAACGTATCCCATCTATCTAATGAACAAGCCGAGCTTGTGGAGGAAGCATCTGAGACGCAAACAACCAATTATGTTATTGAGGATGTCAAAGAGCAAGACAAAGCTTCTGTGCACACTTGTAAAAGGACAACGTGGCCTATAAATACATCAGAAACTGTAGTCACGTCCCCCCCAGCTCCACAATCCTCCTCGCTAGCATTTAGCTATGATGGCTGTATAACTAGAGAGCCTGAGGGAAATAGAGTCAAGAAAATAAAGGAAATGTTTATGGCAAAAAGCCTTGTGGACATTCAGTATGGACAAACAAGACTAACCAGCCCAAACAGCTCAGATCTGTCTGACAACAGACCAGAGACTTCTGACGGTAGTCATCGATCACTGACGTCAACTGAGATGTCCAGTGGTGAGGATGATTCCGTGAAGAAATCCATCACAAAAGGCTTTGTCAGGAGAACTATTGAAAGGCTTTATGGGAAGAAAGATACAAATGAAAAAGTCCTTGCCAGTGAAAGTCAGCCAATATCTGTCCCAAGACCAAAGTCCAGAGAATTTCCTGGTAAGATCAGCCTTTCCCCATTCCATAATGCACGGACCAAAGTAATGTTGGACTTATCATACTTCAATGCCACAAGCTCTTTTGACACATACAGTGAGCCAACGCGTTGTCTCGCCTTCAATACACAGGTCGGGCCTGGAGACTGTGTCCCGATAGATGAAAATAGGTGGCTCCTCAGAGAGTGCGTGATCAGAAAGTCTGTTTCAGAGCCTATTAATATAAACAAGAACACATCTGTGTTAACTGAAGATGAGTGCAAACATACAAAAGAAGATGTTCCTTACTCCCTTTTCGGCCACAACGATCGGGAGGACATGGTGAAGACTGTGAAGCCTTTAGTGGCAAAGTGCACCTATTTCAACCTGCCTCATGGCTGTGACTCAGACCCGTACCAGGATGACCTAAGTTCTGTCAGCAAGGGCAGTGCCATGGGTGACATCTCGAAGGACAGTAAAGACAATGCAGAGGAACCCAAGTTGTGGGCTGAGAAGAATGGAACACTGCCAGCTTTTTCCCCTACTGACTTCAAGATGCCAGATAATAAAGTGCACCCTCTGATAGAAGGCCCGGGAGGTGGAAAGGTTGTGGTGGTCCAGCCTGGCAAAGGTCAGTCTGGCAAAGGTCAGACAGATGTCAAGAAAATTCCACAGGAGCCAGATGTACTAGAGATTCTCTACTTCTCCTGTGGCCAGCACTGCCCCATCCTTTGA